A stretch of the Bacillus anthracis str. Vollum genome encodes the following:
- a CDS encoding M20/M25/M40 family metallo-hydrolase yields the protein MSKWQSKEQLIQLVSGLVEIPSITGTEAEVILPDFVVEQLSDLQYFKENPHHLQKNPTGDGRYFVTALVKKSDSTKNTVILVSHFDVVDVQDYGVWKEDAFNPKKLTSMFYSHKDELPAHVREDIEQGDWLFGRGTMDMKCGLALQMAMIEQACEGRFDGNVLLLAVPDEEVNSVGMRAAVPRLLDLAREHDLDYKTVLNSEPMFSRHPGDQKKYIYTGSIGKVLPGFLCYGKETHVGEPFAGLNGSYMASLITAELELNTDLCDIVEGEASPPPTNLLQRDLKEDYSVQIPHRAVTLFNLFLLEKSMTDVVSLLRQKVTKVAEKIEESYEKQAYRFSKYNPFIPPNLKVNVLTYEELIAYAIEQHGQEKIDDIQSSIIKNREDKDDRAVTIDLVDKLAILCKEKAPMIVLFFAPPYYPAVSSRNNKLIKEVVGEMERYAHFNHNITFENQNYFGGISDLSYVGLQNPLHSMSSLVDNMPLWDKGYSIPLQELEEFDVPVLNMGPVGKDAHQWTERLDVNYAFETLLDMLPICIEKLLVSNKITQV from the coding sequence ATGTCAAAGTGGCAATCAAAAGAACAATTGATTCAATTAGTAAGCGGTCTTGTTGAAATTCCTAGTATTACAGGTACAGAAGCTGAAGTGATATTGCCAGACTTCGTTGTGGAACAATTATCTGATTTACAGTACTTCAAAGAAAACCCGCATCATTTGCAAAAAAATCCGACGGGGGACGGAAGGTATTTTGTTACAGCACTAGTAAAGAAAAGTGATAGTACAAAAAACACCGTAATTCTAGTTAGTCACTTTGATGTTGTAGATGTGCAAGATTACGGAGTGTGGAAAGAAGATGCATTTAATCCTAAAAAGTTAACATCTATGTTTTATTCTCATAAAGATGAATTACCAGCCCATGTACGTGAAGATATAGAACAAGGAGATTGGCTGTTTGGTAGAGGAACAATGGACATGAAATGCGGCCTTGCGTTACAAATGGCGATGATTGAGCAAGCTTGCGAAGGAAGATTTGATGGGAATGTTCTTTTACTAGCTGTTCCAGATGAAGAAGTAAATTCTGTCGGGATGAGAGCTGCTGTCCCAAGATTATTAGATTTAGCAAGAGAACATGATTTAGATTATAAAACAGTACTAAATTCAGAGCCTATGTTTTCAAGGCATCCTGGTGATCAAAAGAAATATATTTACACTGGTTCTATTGGTAAAGTGTTACCTGGTTTTCTTTGCTACGGAAAAGAGACACATGTAGGTGAACCTTTTGCAGGTTTAAATGGGAGTTATATGGCTTCATTAATAACAGCAGAATTAGAGTTGAATACAGACCTTTGTGATATTGTAGAAGGGGAAGCGAGTCCTCCGCCAACTAACTTACTTCAACGGGACTTAAAGGAGGATTATTCTGTACAAATTCCGCATCGTGCAGTCACATTATTTAATTTGTTTTTACTAGAAAAATCAATGACAGATGTCGTTTCATTGCTGCGTCAAAAAGTAACGAAAGTAGCAGAAAAAATAGAAGAATCATATGAGAAGCAAGCTTATCGTTTTTCTAAATATAATCCATTTATACCACCTAACCTCAAAGTAAATGTATTAACATATGAAGAGCTTATCGCTTATGCAATTGAACAACATGGGCAAGAGAAAATAGATGATATTCAATCTAGCATTATTAAAAATAGAGAAGATAAAGATGATCGTGCGGTAACGATTGATTTAGTAGATAAATTAGCTATTTTATGTAAAGAAAAGGCGCCGATGATTGTACTTTTCTTCGCTCCGCCATATTATCCAGCTGTAAGTTCACGTAACAACAAGTTAATTAAAGAAGTAGTCGGAGAAATGGAAAGGTATGCACACTTCAATCATAATATTACATTTGAAAACCAAAACTATTTTGGAGGAATTTCAGATTTGAGCTATGTGGGCTTACAAAATCCATTACATTCAATGAGTTCACTTGTAGACAATATGCCATTATGGGATAAAGGTTACTCAATTCCACTTCAGGAACTAGAAGAATTTGACGTTCCAGTATTAAATATGGGGCCGGTAGGAAAAGATGCTCATCAATGGAC
- a CDS encoding IclR family transcriptional regulator: MVQSIDRAISIIKLLNSTNEKEYWAISDIADRTHLPVSTVHRLLNSLIEHGLVTQISETKQYKIGPMWMEIGLRQLEKVDYRSVAREVMKRLASEVEESVYLNIPNGTHSIIIERMDSPLKIRVIDNLGEQIPLSIGAANKTMLANMKESEMEYIVEQLLSALPEQKQILLDQLKQIRNEGYAVSYGEKTEGTASVAAPIIGFNHKVVGALSVGLISHRINDDRLSFLISKVKQAAHEISIKIGSTSEL, translated from the coding sequence ATGGTACAGTCCATTGATCGAGCGATAAGTATTATAAAGTTATTAAATTCTACTAATGAAAAAGAGTATTGGGCCATTTCGGATATAGCGGACAGAACACATCTCCCAGTTAGTACAGTACATAGATTACTTAACTCTCTAATCGAGCATGGGCTAGTTACACAAATTTCAGAGACGAAACAGTACAAAATTGGACCAATGTGGATGGAAATAGGATTACGACAATTGGAGAAGGTAGACTACAGATCAGTCGCAAGAGAAGTAATGAAGCGATTGGCTTCTGAAGTAGAAGAAAGTGTCTATTTGAACATTCCAAATGGAACACATTCTATTATTATTGAAAGAATGGATAGTCCTTTAAAAATTCGAGTTATCGATAACTTAGGGGAACAGATTCCTCTTTCAATTGGTGCTGCAAATAAAACGATGCTTGCCAATATGAAAGAGAGTGAAATGGAATATATTGTTGAGCAGTTACTTTCTGCTTTACCAGAACAAAAGCAAATTCTTCTTGATCAACTAAAGCAAATAAGAAACGAAGGATATGCTGTCAGTTATGGAGAAAAAACAGAAGGGACAGCTTCAGTAGCTGCACCTATTATTGGATTTAATCATAAAGTAGTAGGAGCATTAAGTGTTGGGTTAATTAGTCATCGCATTAATGATGATCGACTATCTTTTCTTATTAGTAAGGTAAAACAAGCAGCACATGAAATATCAATAAAAATCGGCAGTACATCAGAACTATAG
- a CDS encoding amino acid permease, protein MSQVNNTNNELKRTMKSRHLFMIALGGVIGTELFNGSGFIISQAGPGGSVLAFMAGGLLMYFVMLCLGELAVAMPVSGSFQEYATKFINPATGFTIGWLYWLSWANTTGLEFTTAGITMQRWFPDIPVWVWCLIFGVTIFMINALSARSYAETEFWFSSIKVSAIIAFIILGGAAMFGLIDLKGDEPAPLLSNFVNHGGLFPNGLAAILLTMVTVNYSFQGTELVGIAAGESEDPAKTLPRSIRNIIWRTMFFFVLAIFVLVALIPWEEAGLTKSPFVAVFDNISIPYAADIMNFVILTAVLSVANSGLYAATRMLWSLSKNEMAPAFLKKLSSRGIPLNALILTISISAFSLLTSVVAAETVYLWLISISGVITIIVWMSICVSQFFFRKHYVADGGRLEDLKFKTPLYPLVPILGFGLYGIILVSLIFIPDQRLGIYCTVPFIIFCYTYYHFKVKKRISTNTSSENKISETI, encoded by the coding sequence ATGTCGCAAGTAAACAATACAAACAATGAATTAAAACGTACGATGAAAAGTAGACACTTATTCATGATTGCACTCGGTGGTGTGATTGGAACGGAGTTATTTAACGGATCTGGCTTTATTATAAGTCAAGCTGGACCTGGTGGATCCGTACTTGCCTTTATGGCTGGTGGATTATTAATGTATTTCGTTATGCTTTGTCTTGGTGAACTCGCTGTAGCTATGCCTGTTTCAGGTTCTTTTCAGGAATATGCAACTAAGTTCATCAATCCTGCAACTGGATTTACAATCGGCTGGTTATATTGGTTAAGCTGGGCAAATACGACCGGTCTTGAATTTACAACTGCTGGCATTACAATGCAGCGCTGGTTCCCTGATATTCCTGTTTGGGTTTGGTGTTTAATATTTGGTGTTACAATCTTCATGATTAATGCATTATCTGCTCGTAGTTATGCAGAAACAGAATTTTGGTTTTCAAGTATAAAAGTATCTGCCATTATAGCTTTTATTATTCTTGGCGGCGCCGCTATGTTCGGTTTAATTGATTTAAAAGGCGACGAACCAGCCCCATTATTATCAAATTTCGTAAATCATGGCGGTTTATTCCCAAATGGACTTGCAGCTATTCTATTAACGATGGTTACAGTTAATTATTCCTTCCAAGGTACAGAACTTGTCGGAATCGCAGCAGGTGAAAGTGAAGATCCAGCAAAAACTTTACCTCGTTCTATTAGAAATATTATATGGCGTACGATGTTTTTCTTCGTCTTAGCAATCTTTGTTCTTGTTGCTTTAATTCCTTGGGAAGAAGCAGGATTAACAAAAAGCCCGTTCGTTGCTGTTTTTGATAATATCAGTATTCCATATGCAGCTGATATTATGAACTTTGTTATTCTTACAGCTGTTCTTTCTGTCGCAAACTCAGGACTTTACGCGGCAACTCGTATGCTTTGGTCATTATCAAAAAATGAAATGGCTCCAGCCTTTTTAAAGAAATTATCATCACGAGGAATACCTTTAAACGCTTTAATTTTGACAATTTCTATTTCTGCTTTTTCTCTTTTAACAAGCGTCGTAGCTGCTGAAACAGTTTACTTATGGTTAATTTCCATTTCTGGCGTCATTACAATTATTGTTTGGATGTCAATTTGTGTTTCTCAATTCTTTTTCCGTAAACATTATGTAGCAGACGGTGGAAGATTAGAAGACTTAAAATTTAAAACGCCACTTTATCCACTTGTACCAATTCTTGGTTTTGGATTGTATGGCATTATATTAGTAAGTCTTATCTTTATCCCAGATCAAAGACTAGGCATTTATTGTACTGTACCATTTATCATCTTTTGCTACACTTACTATCACTTTAAAGTGAAGAAAAGAATTTCTACTAACACTTCTAGTGAAAATAAAATTAGCGAGACTATATAA
- a CDS encoding RtcB family protein, which yields MLKLQGKYNEAKVFTNNVDETATGQIIDLCNQEFVKDSQIRIMPDTHAGAGCTIGTTMTIQDKIVPNLVGVDIGCGMEVVVIDKKKEEINFDYLDETIRKFVPSGFRIRDKEHRFSKMIDFDGVRAPFTLQRAQKSIGTLGGGNHFVELNEDDKGNVYIVIHSGSRNLGKQIAEYYQNFAYEQLIDVTSIKDDIIKRLTEEGRAKEIQETLRGIQKPKIRKELAYLEEQGFKDYMNDMNIAQKYAALNRKAMIDEIVTKMDWKITDQFTTIHNYIDIENMILRKGAISAQKDERVIIPINMRDGSIIAFGKGNPDWNFSGPHGPGRIMSRKKAKESLSLEEFQNTMTEVWTTSVVESTIDEAPMVYKPMDEIIENTKETIDIKHIIKPLYNFKAN from the coding sequence ATGTTGAAATTACAAGGAAAATACAATGAAGCGAAAGTATTTACGAATAACGTTGATGAGACTGCGACAGGGCAGATTATTGATCTTTGTAACCAAGAATTTGTAAAGGATAGTCAAATTCGTATTATGCCAGATACACATGCAGGAGCAGGTTGTACGATTGGGACAACAATGACAATCCAAGATAAAATTGTTCCTAATCTTGTAGGGGTAGATATTGGGTGTGGGATGGAAGTTGTTGTAATTGATAAGAAAAAAGAAGAAATTAATTTCGATTACTTAGACGAAACAATTCGTAAATTCGTTCCAAGTGGTTTTCGTATACGAGATAAAGAACATCGATTCTCAAAAATGATTGATTTTGATGGTGTGAGAGCTCCATTTACATTACAACGCGCTCAAAAAAGTATTGGTACACTTGGGGGAGGAAATCATTTTGTCGAATTGAATGAGGACGATAAAGGTAATGTATATATTGTCATTCATAGTGGTTCGCGTAATTTAGGTAAGCAAATTGCAGAGTATTACCAAAACTTCGCATATGAACAACTTATTGATGTTACATCAATAAAAGATGATATTATTAAGAGGTTAACTGAAGAGGGAAGAGCAAAAGAAATACAAGAAACTTTACGTGGAATTCAGAAGCCAAAGATTCGTAAAGAACTAGCTTATTTAGAAGAGCAAGGGTTCAAAGATTATATGAATGACATGAATATTGCCCAAAAATATGCGGCGTTAAATCGTAAAGCAATGATTGATGAAATTGTTACGAAAATGGACTGGAAAATTACAGATCAATTTACTACAATACATAACTATATTGACATAGAAAATATGATTCTACGAAAAGGTGCTATTTCAGCTCAGAAAGATGAACGAGTCATTATTCCAATTAACATGAGAGATGGTTCAATTATTGCATTTGGTAAAGGGAATCCAGACTGGAATTTTTCTGGTCCGCATGGGCCAGGACGTATCATGAGTCGTAAGAAGGCTAAAGAATCATTGAGTCTAGAGGAATTTCAAAATACGATGACAGAGGTTTGGACTACATCAGTAGTAGAAAGTACAATTGACGAGGCACCAATGGTATATAAGCCAATGGATGAAATTATAGAAAATACAAAAGAAACGATAGATATAAAACACATTATTAAGCCGTTGTATAATTTTAAAGCGAATTAG
- a CDS encoding alkaline phosphatase: MSELALKMKRLLLVGTIILSMLCTESLMNYHTAEAKVKKVERKPKNVIIMVMDGTSSTATTLARLYKGKPLALDEIVTGGVRTYSAESAITDSAPAATALATGNKSNSGYVGVLPSIVSSSGLKPMKEEDKLRPVANVLEGAKRTGRATGIVATAEIQHATPAGFSAHHVNRNNFEVLAEQQVYQNIDVVLGGGKAALLPETDSGIRKDGEDLVKVIKNKGYDFVETKEALLGSKSNKIWGSFSLNALAFDMDREATNPEQPTLSQMTEKAIQTLSKDKDGFFLFVEGSKPDWAAHVNDPIGMISDVLAFDNAVAEALKFAKKDGNTMLIAVADHGNSGISIGNMNTTKGYNTTPISAYIYPLKKAKMTLEGTINNLKADISNVEEVAKLYGLDNLTYDEKERLKTAKKKIDVGPIFTTLLSKRANIGFTTGGHTGEDVFLYSYGPQKPYGLIQNTDVAKTMAKAMGFNLEKVTNKLFVESESAIKQNDAAVTIDKTDVANPVLIVKRNNVTAQLFVNKNIIRIKNKEYELGSVVVESNGKVYVPEEAIHLFRKHSR, translated from the coding sequence ATGTCGGAGTTAGCTTTAAAGATGAAGAGATTACTGTTAGTAGGAACAATCATACTAAGTATGTTATGTACTGAAAGTTTGATGAATTATCATACAGCGGAAGCTAAAGTGAAAAAAGTAGAACGCAAGCCTAAAAATGTAATCATAATGGTTATGGACGGAACAAGTTCTACAGCAACTACATTAGCTCGCTTGTATAAAGGGAAACCACTTGCATTAGACGAAATTGTAACAGGAGGAGTTCGTACATATTCGGCGGAATCAGCTATAACAGACTCAGCTCCAGCAGCTACAGCTTTAGCGACGGGGAATAAATCAAATTCAGGATATGTAGGTGTATTACCTTCAATTGTAAGTTCATCTGGCTTAAAACCAATGAAAGAAGAGGATAAGTTACGACCAGTTGCCAATGTTTTAGAAGGTGCAAAACGTACGGGTCGCGCAACTGGAATTGTTGCTACAGCTGAAATTCAGCATGCTACTCCTGCTGGATTCTCCGCTCATCATGTGAATCGTAACAATTTCGAAGTGCTCGCGGAGCAACAAGTATATCAAAATATAGATGTCGTATTAGGTGGGGGAAAAGCAGCACTTCTACCTGAGACAGATAGTGGGATTCGAAAAGACGGTGAAGATTTAGTAAAAGTGATCAAAAACAAAGGTTACGACTTTGTTGAAACGAAAGAAGCATTATTAGGCTCTAAATCTAATAAAATTTGGGGCTCTTTCTCGCTTAATGCTTTAGCATTTGATATGGATCGTGAAGCAACAAACCCAGAGCAACCAACACTTTCTCAAATGACGGAAAAAGCAATTCAAACGTTATCAAAAGATAAAGATGGCTTCTTTTTATTTGTGGAAGGAAGTAAGCCAGACTGGGCAGCTCATGTGAATGATCCAATTGGGATGATTAGTGATGTATTAGCATTTGATAATGCAGTTGCAGAAGCATTGAAGTTTGCAAAAAAAGATGGTAATACGATGCTAATAGCCGTAGCGGACCATGGTAATAGCGGTATTTCTATTGGGAATATGAATACGACAAAAGGATATAATACTACGCCGATCTCTGCGTACATTTATCCATTGAAAAAAGCGAAGATGACACTTGAAGGGACTATCAATAATTTGAAAGCTGATATATCAAATGTAGAAGAGGTAGCTAAATTATACGGGTTGGACAATTTAACTTATGATGAAAAAGAAAGGTTAAAAACGGCTAAAAAGAAAATAGATGTAGGTCCAATTTTCACTACATTATTGTCTAAGCGTGCGAACATAGGCTTCACAACAGGAGGGCATACAGGTGAGGATGTATTCTTATATTCATACGGTCCTCAAAAGCCATACGGTTTGATTCAAAATACGGACGTTGCGAAGACGATGGCGAAAGCGATGGGCTTTAACTTAGAAAAAGTAACAAACAAATTATTTGTAGAAAGTGAATCAGCCATTAAGCAGAATGATGCAGCTGTAACAATAGATAAAACTGATGTAGCGAACCCTGTACTCATAGTAAAACGTAATAATGTAACAGCTCAATTATTTGTTAACAAAAATATAATTCGTATTAAGAATAAAGAGTATGAATTAGGAAGTGTTGTTGTAGAAAGTAATGGAAAGGTTTACGTACCAGAAGAAGCAATTCATCTATTTAGAAAACATTCTCGTTAA
- a CDS encoding DUF2975 domain-containing protein, with protein sequence MKQGSTLFLKTAVILMGIPVLAMCIFLVPNIGNFAAELYPEMAYIKYLVFINLYATAIPYYFALYQTFKLLNYIDKNNAFSELSVKALKNIKYSALAISVLYVLGMPLFYLVAERDDAPGIIVIGMIIIFASMVIAVFAAVLQRLLKDAIDIKSENDLTV encoded by the coding sequence ATGAAACAAGGATCAACACTTTTCTTAAAGACAGCTGTGATTCTAATGGGTATCCCTGTTCTTGCTATGTGCATTTTTTTAGTCCCTAACATAGGGAATTTCGCTGCTGAATTATATCCCGAAATGGCATATATTAAATATCTTGTATTTATCAATTTATACGCGACAGCAATACCTTATTACTTCGCACTGTACCAAACATTTAAGCTTTTAAACTATATTGATAAAAACAACGCATTCTCAGAGTTGTCTGTTAAAGCTTTAAAAAATATTAAGTACAGCGCACTAGCAATTAGTGTATTATATGTATTAGGTATGCCACTTTTCTATCTTGTGGCAGAGAGAGATGACGCCCCTGGTATTATTGTTATTGGAATGATTATAATTTTTGCTTCAATGGTAATCGCGGTCTTTGCTGCCGTTCTCCAAAGACTATTAAAAGATGCGATAGATATAAAATCAGAAAATGATTTAACGGTCTGA
- a CDS encoding helix-turn-helix domain-containing protein, translated as MAIIINIDVMLAKRKMSVTELSEKVGITMANLSILKNGKAKAVRFSTLEAICKALECQPGDILEYQPEESE; from the coding sequence ATGGCAATTATTATTAATATTGATGTAATGTTAGCGAAAAGAAAAATGAGTGTAACAGAGCTTTCGGAGAAGGTTGGAATTACAATGGCTAACCTTTCGATCTTGAAAAATGGTAAAGCAAAAGCAGTCCGTTTTTCAACTTTAGAAGCCATTTGTAAAGCATTAGAATGCCAACCTGGGGATATTTTAGAATATCAACCAGAAGAAAGCGAATAA
- a CDS encoding DUF3887 domain-containing protein, whose amino-acid sequence MRRMLLIIISAIAAFALAACTGNKVDESTSKNFISKAEEIVSLLNEAKYKEVHEKFDSKMTAALSEEKMKDLTPIIEKAGTFEKIEKQSIEEKDGLYTVILVAKYSKEQRTFIITYNDKEEIAGLVIK is encoded by the coding sequence ATGAGAAGAATGTTACTTATTATTATAAGTGCTATCGCGGCGTTTGCACTTGCAGCATGTACCGGTAATAAAGTAGATGAAAGTACGTCTAAAAACTTTATTTCGAAAGCGGAAGAAATTGTATCATTATTAAATGAGGCAAAATATAAAGAAGTGCATGAGAAATTTGATAGTAAAATGACAGCTGCATTGTCAGAAGAAAAGATGAAAGATCTTACACCTATAATCGAGAAAGCTGGTACATTCGAAAAAATTGAAAAACAATCGATTGAAGAAAAAGATGGTTTATATACTGTTATTCTTGTAGCGAAATATAGTAAAGAACAACGGACATTTATTATAACTTATAATGATAAAGAAGAAATAGCAGGTTTAGTTATTAAATAA
- a CDS encoding YhfC family glutamic-type intramembrane protease, with product MNGLIFTTMISFGLPLIALLYALWRKRYIPYMLGILAFVVSQILIRIPILNYLNGTSTDFQMFSVMQPILFAVLLSISAGIFEEIARFIAMRYFMKQRDWQSGFLFGAGHGGIEAVLIVGIPVISLLLSQTVIQNGDSYYLGGIERIFAMVLHVGLSFIVLQAVVQKKFRYVVYAILIHGTVNALAGIISLYVPGEIGIIMSEVSIAIFALLTFSYSFILKRKGVLK from the coding sequence ATGAATGGTCTTATTTTTACAACAATGATTAGCTTTGGTTTACCGCTTATAGCACTTTTATATGCTCTTTGGAGGAAACGCTATATTCCATATATGTTAGGTATATTGGCTTTTGTTGTATCACAAATATTGATTCGCATACCAATACTAAATTATTTAAATGGAACTAGCACAGATTTTCAAATGTTTTCGGTTATGCAGCCTATACTATTTGCAGTTTTGCTTAGTATATCAGCTGGAATTTTTGAAGAGATAGCTCGTTTTATCGCAATGCGTTATTTTATGAAGCAACGAGATTGGCAGTCTGGTTTTTTATTTGGAGCAGGGCATGGTGGTATTGAGGCGGTGTTGATAGTTGGTATCCCAGTAATATCCCTATTATTATCACAAACAGTCATTCAAAATGGTGACAGTTATTATCTCGGTGGTATTGAGCGCATTTTTGCGATGGTATTACATGTTGGGCTTTCTTTCATTGTATTGCAAGCTGTCGTCCAAAAGAAATTTCGTTATGTTGTATATGCAATTCTCATCCATGGGACTGTAAATGCATTAGCTGGCATTATATCGCTATATGTGCCAGGGGAAATTGGGATTATTATGTCAGAAGTTTCAATAGCAATTTTTGCGTTACTCACTTTTAGTTATAGTTTCATTTTAAAAAGAAAGGGTGTATTAAAATGA
- a CDS encoding GHKL domain-containing protein yields MYIYDLFAILLTSMCHTFLYIQLIRYNRLSVRMLIALSTVFIILLAIVVTVTRYPELNSTIVLFLISLGLMQNELKFKHNLYFALVSMVIITLVKMLLLDLGMKIFMLTPFNLYLWTGSIIHLIVSTLTFIGILLARKRIQKIAQYIVGSPLYYITYILLIIGFIIELILTQPSTEFLAKINQQYSEVSYNSAIIIFLLLLIIVLISSHLSKEKLREEHEKRLDKELLDYVEKLEDKHDELASFRHDYMNVLLSLEEGIRTKNVKEIEQVYYDVIAPTLKTINDHELDIAKLSRIQIPEVRSVLRAKVGTAQQQQIKVMLDIPENIESVSMTIISFIRIISVLVDNAIEEAVCSEEKILQIAFFEMDSRQYFIVRNSSKGEAIDLQKIYEKNHSNKEGARGYGLFSLKRIINKTNNATLETTYVSPYFTQTFILNEMK; encoded by the coding sequence ATGTATATTTATGATTTATTTGCAATACTGCTTACTAGTATGTGTCACACGTTTTTATACATACAATTAATCCGATACAACAGATTGTCAGTTAGAATGTTAATAGCTTTAAGTACGGTATTCATTATTTTACTTGCTATAGTCGTAACAGTAACGAGATATCCAGAGTTGAATAGTACGATTGTGTTATTTTTAATAAGTTTAGGATTAATGCAAAATGAATTAAAATTTAAGCATAATTTATATTTTGCACTGGTAAGTATGGTGATTATAACGTTAGTGAAAATGTTGCTATTAGATTTAGGAATGAAAATCTTTATGTTAACGCCATTCAATTTATATTTATGGACAGGTAGCATAATTCATCTTATCGTATCGACACTTACTTTTATCGGTATTCTATTAGCGCGTAAAAGAATTCAAAAAATTGCTCAATATATAGTAGGTAGTCCGTTATATTATATAACTTATATATTATTAATTATCGGGTTTATTATTGAACTAATTTTAACTCAGCCGTCAACTGAGTTTTTAGCAAAAATAAATCAACAATACAGTGAAGTAAGTTATAATTCAGCGATTATTATTTTTTTATTATTACTAATCATCGTACTAATAAGCTCACATTTATCGAAAGAAAAGTTACGAGAAGAGCATGAAAAACGTTTAGATAAAGAGTTATTAGATTATGTGGAGAAATTAGAGGATAAGCATGATGAGCTTGCTAGTTTCCGTCATGATTATATGAATGTATTACTATCGTTAGAAGAGGGAATACGTACAAAAAATGTGAAAGAAATTGAGCAAGTGTACTACGATGTTATTGCTCCCACATTAAAAACAATAAATGACCATGAACTTGATATTGCAAAATTATCTCGCATACAAATTCCAGAAGTAAGAAGTGTATTAAGAGCAAAAGTCGGCACTGCCCAGCAGCAGCAAATAAAAGTAATGCTTGATATACCGGAGAACATTGAAAGTGTTTCGATGACGATTATTTCATTTATTCGTATCATTTCAGTTTTAGTAGACAATGCAATTGAGGAAGCAGTATGTAGTGAGGAAAAGATATTACAAATCGCATTCTTTGAAATGGATTCACGACAATATTTTATCGTGCGTAATAGTTCAAAGGGTGAAGCGATTGATTTGCAAAAAATTTATGAGAAAAACCATTCAAATAAAGAAGGTGCTAGAGGGTACGGGCTATTTTCGTTAAAACGGATCATAAATAAAACAAATAATGCGACGTTAGAAACAACTTATGTAAGTCCTTATTTCACACAAACATTTATATTAAATGAGATGAAATGA
- a CDS encoding LytR/AlgR family response regulator transcription factor, protein MSIFILEDDVIQAQQMKRLVEEICEKYMLPLDFIEVTSKSENIITNIPKAKYVPIYFLDIEIKREERKGLHVAQEIRKYDTQGIIVFVTTHSEFAPISYQYMVSALTFIDKGLSYEERYKVFEQCLLQYEARNKHIIPSDDFIVENSNATVRVPFYEVEYVMTDEPHRLALVTLDRIVYFYGTLKEIEIIDERLFRCHQSYIVNTKQMSSYDAKQKMIVLKSGKRIPVSRRLVSKVRNMLKGEM, encoded by the coding sequence ATGAGTATTTTTATTTTAGAAGATGATGTCATACAAGCGCAGCAAATGAAGCGGTTAGTTGAAGAGATTTGTGAGAAATATATGTTGCCTTTAGATTTTATTGAGGTAACTAGTAAGAGTGAAAACATTATTACTAATATTCCAAAGGCAAAGTACGTCCCAATCTATTTTTTAGATATAGAGATAAAAAGAGAAGAGCGTAAAGGGTTACACGTGGCGCAAGAAATACGAAAGTATGATACGCAAGGAATTATTGTGTTTGTAACGACACATTCTGAATTTGCACCTATTTCATATCAATATATGGTATCAGCATTAACTTTTATTGATAAAGGGTTGTCATATGAGGAGAGATATAAAGTTTTTGAACAATGTTTACTTCAATATGAAGCAAGAAATAAGCATATTATTCCGTCCGATGACTTTATCGTTGAAAATAGTAATGCCACTGTGCGGGTTCCTTTTTATGAAGTTGAATATGTTATGACTGATGAACCGCACCGTTTAGCATTAGTGACATTAGATCGAATCGTTTATTTTTATGGAACTTTAAAGGAAATTGAAATAATCGATGAACGTTTATTTCGGTGTCATCAATCATATATCGTGAATACGAAGCAGATGTCTTCTTATGATGCGAAGCAAAAAATGATAGTTTTAAAAAGCGGGAAACGTATTCCGGTATCACGTCGTTTAGTGAGTAAAGTACGTAACATGTTAAAGGGTGAGATGTAA